The following proteins are encoded in a genomic region of Ignavibacteriota bacterium:
- a CDS encoding T9SS type A sorting domain-containing protein, translated as MKPSSFRSITLLFCTAIAVAKILLWLGEHSVGIDERWTGAGSGQKRNAAVTVQDRDVLHEEFNGARCAPGQEFYYRQRAFGCTPAQLERAQRSFLTDAGSALPKTSEHLFSTAWSSIGPTNIAGRIRALAVDPNTPSTLYAGSAAGGVFKSTDGGGTWRATMDALPALAIGAIACDARDPRIVYAGTGEATIPLSRAIAAPVFQGAGVARSSDGGENWTLPPWPFQPSAISRIALHPTSFDTVFAASRNGLYRSVNEGKNWTNVFTGVVTDVRYKDAAPGVVYAAVGDDLGSPSNGVYRSSAGGRPFTWSKLGRNFPAGDSTGRILLGGTPADPNVVYALVARPITSDDFLALMRSSDGGDTWERLPTDLPRDFPLGQAFYNFAIAVSPTDPSKVYVGGIEIHLSSNAGLNFVRLTFGNQSVHVDQHCFAFEPGGNVLVGNDGGIYRTSDNGSTWGSLGQTLTTAQYYRLAVHGSPSGHLLGGTQDNGTTRFSTAPDRWQIIRGDVDGGDVQSDGSTIFTLGTLSIFPFRSTNGGQTWGPMSDGITASDRKNWLQPLLYRASPSILYTATQRVYEARDPADPSKSPAWVPISPDLTTGVLPYESVISVLAGSPANRAVLYAGTGDGKIQRCDNSLSAQPTWTDVSSGLPRRWVTDIAVHNLDARRAWVSLSGYDEGHVFETTDAGGTWIDISTGLPDIPVNALVISTLNPRILFAGTDDGVWMHREGGTWERFGTGLPRVVVQDLIIDGGARLVAATHGRGIWSIDAVVGLQDRANSPLIMAIKEISPNPIRSGDAGSLHLHVDAQNPDELIVAVFDLRGRSIVSAKSIRVVPGRNILPYALPSLDPGLYFLHVRLSNISKTMKLIVLD; from the coding sequence ATGAAACCTTCTTCTTTTCGTTCCATTACACTGCTGTTCTGTACAGCCATTGCTGTCGCGAAAATACTGCTCTGGCTTGGTGAGCATAGTGTCGGGATTGATGAACGGTGGACCGGGGCCGGGTCAGGGCAGAAAAGGAATGCCGCCGTTACTGTCCAGGATCGCGACGTTCTACATGAAGAATTTAACGGCGCTCGTTGTGCACCCGGACAGGAGTTCTATTACCGACAACGGGCATTCGGATGCACTCCCGCACAACTGGAGCGAGCACAGCGGTCATTTCTCACGGACGCAGGGAGCGCTCTTCCAAAGACTTCGGAACATCTGTTCTCAACAGCATGGAGTTCCATCGGCCCGACAAATATCGCTGGCAGAATCAGAGCTTTGGCCGTCGATCCGAATACACCATCGACCCTCTACGCGGGCTCGGCCGCAGGAGGTGTTTTCAAATCCACAGACGGAGGCGGCACCTGGCGCGCCACGATGGACGCACTTCCCGCACTCGCGATTGGTGCAATCGCCTGTGACGCACGCGACCCGCGCATCGTCTACGCCGGAACGGGTGAGGCCACCATCCCCTTGTCGCGGGCCATCGCGGCCCCGGTCTTCCAAGGAGCTGGTGTTGCACGGAGTAGCGATGGAGGGGAAAATTGGACTCTCCCTCCTTGGCCGTTTCAACCGAGTGCTATCAGCCGCATTGCATTGCATCCGACATCCTTCGACACAGTTTTCGCAGCCTCGAGAAATGGATTGTACAGATCGGTAAACGAGGGGAAGAACTGGACGAATGTTTTCACCGGAGTTGTTACCGATGTACGTTATAAGGACGCTGCTCCTGGTGTTGTGTACGCCGCCGTTGGGGATGATCTCGGTTCTCCTTCAAACGGTGTGTATCGATCCAGTGCTGGAGGGCGGCCGTTTACATGGTCGAAGCTCGGCCGAAATTTTCCTGCTGGAGATTCCACTGGACGTATACTCCTCGGCGGCACTCCGGCTGATCCCAACGTGGTGTATGCGCTCGTCGCACGGCCAATCACCAGCGATGATTTCCTCGCATTGATGAGAAGTAGCGACGGCGGAGACACATGGGAGCGCCTGCCAACAGACCTTCCGCGTGATTTTCCGCTCGGACAGGCATTTTACAATTTTGCCATCGCGGTATCACCTACGGATCCATCAAAGGTATATGTTGGCGGCATCGAAATTCATCTCTCATCGAATGCCGGTTTGAATTTTGTTCGGCTCACCTTCGGGAATCAGTCTGTACACGTCGACCAGCATTGTTTCGCATTTGAGCCCGGCGGCAACGTGCTCGTTGGAAACGATGGAGGGATTTATCGAACTTCAGATAATGGGAGCACTTGGGGATCTTTAGGGCAAACACTCACCACAGCACAGTATTACCGTCTTGCTGTACATGGGAGCCCGTCTGGACACCTGCTGGGGGGCACTCAAGACAACGGCACAACCCGATTTTCTACTGCTCCAGATCGATGGCAGATTATTCGAGGTGATGTGGATGGTGGTGACGTTCAGTCCGACGGGTCCACCATTTTCACACTGGGGACCCTTTCCATCTTCCCTTTCCGCTCCACCAACGGTGGCCAGACGTGGGGCCCGATGTCGGATGGAATCACTGCGAGCGACCGAAAAAACTGGTTACAACCACTTCTCTATCGGGCTTCTCCCTCAATCCTCTATACCGCGACTCAGCGTGTGTATGAGGCACGAGATCCCGCCGATCCATCAAAATCTCCAGCATGGGTGCCTATCAGTCCCGATCTAACTACCGGTGTTCTCCCGTATGAATCCGTTATTTCAGTTCTGGCGGGATCCCCAGCGAATAGGGCAGTACTGTATGCTGGTACCGGAGATGGGAAAATTCAGCGATGTGACAACAGCTTGAGTGCGCAGCCGACGTGGACGGATGTCTCCAGTGGATTACCTCGAAGGTGGGTTACAGATATAGCTGTGCACAATCTTGACGCTCGGCGTGCATGGGTTTCTTTGTCAGGATACGACGAAGGGCATGTATTTGAAACGACCGATGCCGGAGGGACGTGGATCGACATTTCGACAGGACTCCCTGATATCCCGGTTAATGCGCTTGTCATCTCAACCCTGAATCCACGAATTCTTTTTGCAGGGACCGATGACGGTGTCTGGATGCATCGCGAAGGCGGCACATGGGAGCGGTTCGGTACTGGTCTTCCCCGGGTCGTTGTGCAAGACCTCATTATCGATGGCGGGGCTCGGCTCGTCGCAGCCACCCATGGGAGGGGTATATGGAGTATCGATGCGGTTGTCGGGCTGCAGGATCGCGCCAATTCTCCTTTGATCATGGCTATTAAGGAGATATCCCCGAACCCGATACGTTCGGGTGACGCAGGGTCGCTACATCTGCACGTGGATGCTCAGAATCCTGACGAGCTGATTGTCGCTGTATTCGACCTTCGAGGCAGATCGATCGTTTCCGCAAAGTCCATCCGGGTAGTACCTGGAAGGAATATCCTGCCTTACGCACTCCCCTCCCTCGATCCGGGTTTGTATTTCTTGCATGTACGGTTGAGCAATATTTCCAAAACTATGAAGCTGATCGTACTCGACTGA